Proteins from one Panthera leo isolate Ple1 chromosome D1, P.leo_Ple1_pat1.1, whole genome shotgun sequence genomic window:
- the LOC122200081 gene encoding olfactory receptor 8D2-like, giving the protein MGRRMDTGNHSSVTEFILEGLTDQPGLQLPLFFLFLLIYMVCMVGNLGLIFLIRISSQLHTPMYYFLSNLSFIDLCYSTVIIPKMLVNFVSEKNFTSFPECMTQLFCFCFFGIDDSYMLTAMAYDRYVAICDPLLYNVIMSPRICFLLATSVYTVGVIGALVHTSYISSRSFCGMNIIHHYFCDILPLLNISCSRDYTKELLVMILVGVNVFACAVAIFISYAFILSSILRICSAEGRSKAFSTCSSHLAAVGVFYGSIIFMYFKPYTSDIIQEKVASVFYTTVIPMLNPLIYSLRNKDVKESLKRVLNGG; this is encoded by the coding sequence ATGGGGAGAAGAATGGATACAGGAAACCATTCTTCAGTAACTGAATTTATCCTTGAGGGGTTAACAGACCAGCCAGGACTCcagctccctctctttttcctgtttctattgatctatatggtCTGCATGGTGGGAAATTTGGGTTTGATCTTTTTAATCAGGATCAGTTCTCAGCTTCACACGCCCATGTATTATTTTCTCAGTAATTTGTCCTTCATAGATCTCTGCTACTCCACCGTCATAATTCCCAAGATGTTGGTGAACTTTGTGTCAGAGAAGAATTTCACCTCCTTTCCTGAGTGTATGACCCAGCTCTTTTGCTTCTGCTTCTTTGGTATTGATGACTCCTACATGCTGACAGCAATGGCATATGATCGTTATGTTGCCATCTGTGACCCCTTGCTCTACAATGTCATAATGTCCCCAAGAATCTGTTTTCTACTGGCCACCAGTGTGTATACAGTGGGGGTCATTGGAGCCTTGGTCCACACCAGCTACATATCTAGTCGATCCTTCTGTGGAATGAACATCATCCACCATTACTTCTGTGACATCCTCCCTCTTCTGAATATATCTTGCTCAAGAGACTACACCAAGGAACTCCTGGTGATGATTTTGGTTGGCGTCAATGTATTTGCATGTGCTGTAGCCATCTTCATCTCTTATGCCTTCATTCTTTCCAGTATCTTACGCATCTGCTCAGCTGAAGGCAGGTCCAAAGCTTTTAGTACCTGCAGCTCGCACCTTGCAGCTGTTGGGGTTTTCTATGGCTCcatcattttcatgtattttaaaccATATACCAGTGACATAATACAGGAGAAGGTGGCCTCTGTGTTTTATACCACAGTGATTCCCATGCTTAATCCCCTTATCTACAGCCTTAGGAACAAGGATGTCAAAGAATCCCTTAAAAGAGTTCTTAATGGTGGGTAA